In Streptomyces sp. NBC_00414, a single window of DNA contains:
- a CDS encoding STAS domain-containing protein: protein MSSARPPGLPNVDATTPAVLVLPGPVARDDVPRLCETVRARLQPSGAHIVVCDVAGLGPPGLTTIDALARMQLAARRAGGRIRLRAPDPALRALLALVGLPFEVEGQPEQREPPLSVEEAVEPGDPPL from the coding sequence ATGAGTTCCGCCCGTCCCCCCGGTCTACCGAACGTGGACGCCACGACACCCGCCGTACTCGTACTGCCCGGCCCCGTCGCCCGAGACGACGTGCCGAGGCTGTGCGAGACCGTGCGCGCAAGGCTGCAGCCCTCCGGAGCCCACATCGTCGTCTGCGACGTAGCAGGCCTCGGACCGCCGGGCCTGACGACGATCGACGCACTGGCCAGGATGCAGCTGGCCGCCCGCCGCGCCGGGGGCCGGATCAGACTCCGCGCCCCGGACCCCGCCCTACGGGCGCTGCTCGCCCTCGTCGGCCTTCCCTTCGAGGTGGAGGGGCAGCCCGAACAGCGGGAACCACCGCTGAGTGTCGAGGAAGCAGTGGAACCCGGTGATCCGCCCCTCTGA